The following are from one region of the Staphylococcus schleiferi genome:
- a CDS encoding biotin transporter BioY, protein MNTKFLVYTALMTAIIAIMGFVPAIPLPFFPVPIVLQNVGIFLAGILLGRKYGALSVIVFLLLVLLGAPLLSGGRGGYGVFFGPSAGFLIMYPVVAFLIGWARDRQFDQLDFKRIFLILLLVGVILLDVVGAIVMGLIIHMPIPKALWLSLSFVPGDLIKAIVATLIAVALLKNPIVSRAMRQMAR, encoded by the coding sequence GTGAATACAAAATTTCTAGTTTATACAGCATTAATGACAGCGATTATCGCGATTATGGGATTTGTTCCTGCGATTCCATTACCGTTTTTTCCGGTACCCATTGTTTTACAAAATGTAGGTATCTTTTTAGCGGGAATCTTGTTAGGACGTAAATATGGTGCATTAAGTGTCATCGTATTTTTATTACTCGTATTACTAGGTGCGCCATTATTATCAGGCGGACGTGGGGGATATGGTGTTTTCTTTGGACCGAGCGCAGGCTTTCTTATTATGTATCCGGTAGTTGCCTTTTTAATCGGTTGGGCAAGAGACCGTCAGTTTGATCAACTCGACTTTAAACGTATTTTTCTTATTTTATTGTTGGTTGGTGTTATTTTATTAGATGTTGTCGGTGCAATTGTAATGGGCTTGATTATACATATGCCAATTCCTAAAGCATTATGGCTGTCGCTATCATTTGTACCGGGTGATTTGATAAAGGCGATTGTTGCTACACTCATTGCGGTGGCATTGTTAAAAAATCCAATCGTATCCCGTGCGATGCGCCAAATGGCACGTTAA